A genome region from Nitrospira sp. includes the following:
- a CDS encoding ATP-binding protein, which produces MTLHEHSRHTPTLPGSVDLLRVIGNFADTVGCATDLPRLAQSLLKTLAEQLRLPEAALWIQEPGGQYRLLASQGQDTPSRLPLSLPDDHALPAWLADEAHSLRYDQNSSSPAGLAMASLHAALCLPLRNATHVLGFCTLGPISTEPRPDEETLVLAETLVCIACSTFDQLLAQDHLRRSSTLMRRTDRLRSLEILAGGFAHEIRNPLTSIKTFIQLAPQRQHDPVFIREFSQIAIQDVHRIEQLLHEILDYASYMTPQPSEVDLNELVVSCLGFVSSPASHRGIRLQTTLAPQLPLLSLDRQQIKQVLLNLLLNALDAMPNGHGLIQVRTRLLPPVGCTTWVQLQVEDEGCGISPDHIEHIFDPFFTTKHTNSASDGSGLGLTTAHQIVREHGGALLVESRIGAGSTFSVNLPIPDVRTTVSAVRE; this is translated from the coding sequence ATGACACTCCACGAGCACAGCCGGCATACCCCAACCCTACCCGGTTCCGTAGACCTCCTAAGAGTCATCGGCAATTTCGCCGACACGGTAGGTTGTGCGACCGACCTCCCACGTCTCGCTCAAAGCCTGTTAAAGACCCTGGCCGAACAGCTGCGCCTGCCGGAGGCGGCTCTCTGGATACAGGAGCCCGGCGGGCAGTATCGCCTGCTTGCGTCTCAGGGGCAGGACACCCCTTCGCGCCTCCCGCTGAGTCTGCCGGATGATCACGCACTCCCGGCGTGGCTGGCCGATGAGGCGCACAGTCTCCGCTACGACCAGAATTCATCTTCTCCGGCCGGTTTAGCCATGGCATCCCTACACGCAGCGCTGTGCCTTCCGCTTCGAAACGCCACGCACGTCCTCGGATTCTGCACGCTCGGCCCGATCAGCACGGAGCCTCGTCCGGATGAGGAGACCCTGGTTCTGGCCGAGACACTCGTCTGCATCGCCTGCAGTACGTTCGATCAGCTCCTGGCGCAAGACCACTTGCGGCGCTCTTCTACCTTGATGAGACGAACCGATCGACTGCGCTCGTTGGAGATTCTGGCCGGCGGATTTGCTCATGAAATCCGTAACCCCCTGACTTCGATCAAGACCTTCATTCAACTCGCTCCGCAACGGCAGCACGACCCGGTCTTCATCCGTGAATTCAGCCAAATCGCCATCCAGGACGTCCACCGCATCGAGCAGTTACTCCACGAGATCCTCGACTATGCCAGTTACATGACCCCGCAGCCGAGCGAGGTGGACCTGAACGAACTGGTCGTCTCCTGCCTCGGGTTCGTGTCATCTCCCGCGTCGCATCGAGGTATTCGGCTCCAGACGACGCTGGCGCCTCAGCTGCCGTTGCTGTCGCTCGATCGGCAACAAATCAAACAGGTGCTCCTGAACCTGCTCCTGAACGCCCTCGACGCCATGCCCAACGGTCACGGGTTGATTCAAGTCCGCACGCGATTGTTACCGCCGGTGGGCTGCACAACCTGGGTGCAACTACAGGTAGAAGACGAGGGGTGCGGCATTTCGCCCGATCATATCGAGCATATTTTTGACCCCTTCTTCACGACTAAACACACCAACAGCGCGAGTGATGGGTCGGGCCTTGGCTTGACCACCGCCCACCAGATCGTTCGTGAGCACGGCGGCGCCCTGCTGGTGGAGAGTCGAATCGGGGCAGGCTCCACGTTTTCCGTGAATCTTCCGATACCGGATGTGCGCACCACCGTTTCTGCAGTACGGGAGTAA
- a CDS encoding PilZ domain-containing protein translates to MKSSMSLPEPTLNILLINERPDEIKLVTSSLRGFFTGCRIEAGYSSEEALLFSQQNEWHIILLDQDLAPERGLDILARLRRNAPYAAILLQTNDSDSHTAVQALQNGADFLLFKRSPGFVSELLFSVQEAVEKRDLQMKLDHTFQRHQRVIETLSDLVYELDREGRFVYVGASVTAVLGYTPEELAGQHYSILLPPLQESSGRFRLNERRAGNRSVRRLELTLYRKSASDEPPTPIAVEITAKGLFNSTHRYLGTVGILRDLSQQKAQQDRLAELESRLQETNRQLTLSREAALVSRQLQQPLTTLLQDSQRLLSSIQDSKIEQHVETMVEKASRASQLGHQLVQAIHAPSLQFAPLSLNDIIQMALHTIRQEPEGAEVLVTTRFAEHLPRVQGAADALEHLVRILLGYAHRQATDSGTPPTLLLETAPLPAPERGAMARHTPPDSSVPQSYASFTIRGTSGHRLGASREQLDSPTSPEEFFRAHQIVQAHGGAIEIEHAPEGGMTITVRIPASTDLAYAASTDQAPESSIVTIPHRTRSTIHTPAQPPAQHQSDRRRSERKLFSLPVQLSIGGTALRGLLRNISTGGALLTVHDLAPSIHLQPAYVVIKTPVSFLELQGVVHERPATSADLPFQAITHFVIAFSPGSERDRNVLRSLLEGLQDGSTVVTFEGLILPLSSPTDRHPADGLPSTTSPADRREAIRLHVPCLIRQAGTSTRPPWLALNLSLDGACIELPDDSEPSKIHQIIHLVLIEPNTPSPIDSQLEGSEEPWPARIVWTRRPPTRPTGSPMLPETVRCRLGIRFEELSPAQEHRLRSLLAPRIRAPQDLAESVANSPVRTTTHTVRNPAGLTIALSHDVPSHTHSEPPPLMLLCPGYGVTQQAFVGFAYALVGSGVQVIRYDHSRHIGLSGGDAAQTTLTSLEDDLDAVLSFAQKECPGASITILAHDLLGRITLRRQDWHRRIRRLLLLNPTLDLQHCLTSLHQRDILQEHLAGVRLGLGNLLGIPLDIDHFLADAVAAHYTDLKALQEDLTHCETDVVLLTAGPGTTDSQIPNPTPALLDDVLHRLGARGSRVLLSSPLLTADTVTPTARHATWQRIAQLCSKPDTFAHPPSTLAAHDLSRATSVRVRFERDQLRIKYATGIGGRERLWAAHIDLTRTLDELPAHWQYVDQLYQLLQPLDGGLTLLDVGCGMHSFSRLLLLNLSYRLRAHTWHHNQPLHYVGMDVSFAALQDAQSATHDALTHVDQLFSGRISGPTPVTQQWVLGRSLETLPFADQSFDRIVANLSLTFSRSPLHALRELFRVLRPGGKLVISALTPFADLAALYRPALQEQGVDAFTGEARLILNRMAQSCVALRVGQLHAFQEEALSARLSQLTTIPPRLVRTFSGQILLAVAEKPDSAG, encoded by the coding sequence ATGAAATCTTCCATGTCGCTGCCTGAACCGACCCTCAATATCCTCCTCATCAATGAACGACCTGACGAAATCAAGTTGGTCACCTCCAGCCTGAGAGGGTTCTTTACCGGCTGCCGGATCGAGGCTGGTTACTCCTCCGAAGAGGCCCTGCTGTTCAGCCAACAGAACGAATGGCACATCATTCTTCTCGATCAGGACTTGGCACCGGAACGCGGCCTCGACATTCTTGCTCGCCTTCGTCGCAATGCGCCCTATGCGGCCATCCTCCTCCAGACCAACGACAGTGACTCCCATACAGCCGTCCAGGCACTACAAAACGGGGCCGACTTTCTTCTGTTCAAACGTTCACCCGGCTTCGTGAGCGAGCTGTTGTTTTCGGTGCAGGAAGCGGTTGAAAAGCGCGACCTCCAAATGAAACTCGACCACACCTTCCAACGCCACCAACGAGTGATCGAGACGTTGAGCGACTTGGTCTACGAACTGGATCGAGAAGGTCGCTTTGTCTACGTGGGCGCCAGCGTGACCGCCGTGTTGGGATACACCCCCGAGGAACTTGCCGGCCAACACTATTCGATCCTGCTGCCTCCCCTTCAAGAATCAAGTGGGCGATTCCGACTGAACGAACGTCGGGCAGGCAATCGTTCGGTACGCCGACTTGAACTCACCCTCTATCGAAAATCGGCATCGGATGAACCCCCGACGCCGATCGCGGTTGAGATCACCGCCAAGGGGCTCTTCAACTCAACACACCGCTATCTCGGCACCGTGGGCATACTGCGCGACCTTTCTCAACAGAAAGCGCAGCAAGACCGCCTCGCGGAACTGGAATCACGGCTCCAGGAAACCAACCGCCAGCTCACCCTGTCCCGGGAGGCAGCCCTGGTCTCGCGCCAACTCCAACAACCTCTCACCACGCTCTTACAGGACTCCCAACGGTTGCTGAGCTCCATTCAAGACAGCAAGATCGAACAGCATGTCGAAACGATGGTTGAAAAGGCCTCGCGGGCCAGCCAACTCGGCCACCAACTGGTCCAGGCAATCCATGCTCCCTCTTTGCAGTTCGCCCCCCTTTCGCTGAACGACATTATTCAGATGGCTCTGCACACAATCCGGCAGGAACCGGAGGGAGCGGAGGTCCTCGTCACCACGCGCTTTGCTGAACACCTTCCGCGCGTTCAAGGTGCAGCGGACGCCCTGGAACATCTCGTGAGAATCCTGCTCGGCTATGCGCATCGCCAGGCCACTGATTCCGGCACTCCTCCTACGCTCCTCCTTGAAACAGCTCCTCTCCCTGCACCCGAGCGTGGCGCCATGGCACGCCATACTCCTCCGGACTCGAGCGTTCCACAATCGTATGCGAGCTTCACCATCAGGGGAACCTCCGGACATCGCTTGGGAGCCTCGCGCGAACAGCTTGACAGCCCGACTTCACCTGAAGAGTTCTTTCGCGCGCACCAGATTGTCCAGGCACACGGAGGCGCTATCGAAATCGAGCACGCGCCAGAGGGAGGAATGACCATCACAGTTCGAATCCCTGCTTCGACTGATCTCGCGTACGCTGCCAGCACCGATCAGGCCCCCGAATCTTCGATCGTTACGATCCCGCACAGGACACGCAGCACGATTCACACACCTGCTCAACCCCCAGCACAACACCAATCAGACCGGCGCCGATCCGAGCGCAAGCTGTTCTCGCTTCCCGTCCAATTATCGATCGGAGGCACTGCCCTTCGAGGCCTGCTACGGAACATAAGTACGGGTGGCGCGCTCCTGACCGTCCATGATCTGGCGCCCTCCATCCACCTGCAACCGGCCTATGTCGTCATCAAAACACCGGTGAGTTTCCTCGAGCTGCAAGGCGTGGTACACGAACGGCCCGCAACGTCGGCCGACCTCCCCTTTCAAGCGATCACACACTTCGTGATCGCGTTTTCTCCCGGCAGTGAGCGCGATCGCAATGTCCTCCGGTCGCTGCTCGAGGGGTTGCAGGACGGCTCGACCGTCGTGACCTTCGAGGGGTTGATCCTTCCACTGTCTTCTCCCACAGACCGCCATCCCGCCGATGGCCTCCCATCCACGACAAGCCCCGCAGACAGACGTGAAGCCATACGCCTACACGTCCCATGTTTGATCCGGCAGGCCGGTACATCGACCCGCCCTCCCTGGCTTGCCCTCAATCTGAGCTTAGACGGAGCCTGCATCGAACTACCTGACGATTCGGAACCCTCAAAGATTCACCAGATCATTCACCTGGTCCTCATCGAGCCGAACACGCCTTCCCCGATCGACTCTCAGCTTGAAGGTTCCGAAGAACCGTGGCCGGCACGTATCGTCTGGACCCGTCGCCCCCCGACCAGGCCAACGGGGAGTCCGATGCTTCCAGAAACAGTGCGATGCCGACTCGGGATACGATTCGAAGAACTCTCTCCAGCACAAGAGCACCGACTCCGAAGCCTGCTTGCGCCGCGAATCCGTGCGCCGCAAGATCTGGCCGAATCGGTGGCCAATTCGCCAGTGCGCACCACCACACATACCGTACGCAATCCTGCGGGACTCACCATTGCCCTCAGCCACGATGTTCCCTCGCACACACACAGCGAACCGCCTCCGTTGATGCTGCTCTGCCCCGGGTATGGAGTCACGCAACAAGCCTTCGTGGGCTTCGCCTATGCGCTCGTCGGTTCAGGGGTACAGGTGATTCGATACGATCACAGCCGTCACATCGGGCTCAGTGGCGGGGATGCGGCGCAAACTACACTTACCTCCCTGGAAGATGACCTTGATGCGGTACTGAGTTTCGCACAGAAGGAATGCCCGGGAGCCTCGATCACTATTTTGGCACACGACCTCCTCGGGCGGATCACCCTACGTCGGCAAGACTGGCACCGACGGATCCGTCGCCTTCTCCTTCTCAACCCCACACTCGATCTCCAACATTGCCTGACGAGCCTCCATCAACGAGATATCCTGCAGGAACATCTCGCGGGGGTCCGACTGGGGCTGGGCAACCTCTTGGGTATTCCACTCGATATCGACCATTTCCTCGCCGATGCCGTGGCGGCACACTATACGGATCTGAAAGCACTCCAGGAGGATCTCACGCACTGTGAAACCGACGTCGTGCTTCTTACGGCCGGACCAGGTACGACGGACTCGCAGATACCCAACCCGACCCCGGCGCTTCTGGACGATGTGCTCCATCGACTCGGAGCACGAGGAAGCCGGGTGCTCCTCTCATCTCCTCTGCTGACCGCCGACACCGTCACCCCGACAGCACGCCACGCAACCTGGCAACGAATCGCACAGCTCTGTTCGAAGCCGGACACCTTCGCGCACCCCCCTTCCACCCTAGCCGCCCACGATCTTTCGCGCGCAACATCTGTTCGCGTCCGTTTCGAGCGAGATCAACTTCGCATCAAGTATGCGACAGGAATCGGTGGCCGAGAACGCCTTTGGGCTGCGCACATCGATCTCACGCGGACCTTGGATGAGCTCCCGGCGCACTGGCAATACGTCGACCAGCTGTATCAACTCCTCCAGCCACTCGACGGGGGACTGACGCTACTCGACGTCGGCTGCGGCATGCATTCCTTCTCCAGACTCTTGCTCCTGAATCTCTCCTACCGCCTCCGTGCGCACACCTGGCATCACAACCAGCCGCTGCACTATGTCGGCATGGACGTTTCATTCGCAGCGCTGCAGGACGCGCAATCCGCCACACACGACGCGCTCACACACGTAGATCAGTTGTTTTCAGGGCGTATCTCGGGACCGACCCCGGTCACTCAGCAGTGGGTGCTCGGCCGCTCGCTGGAAACTCTTCCCTTCGCAGACCAGTCATTCGATCGCATCGTGGCAAATCTCTCCCTCACCTTTTCACGATCTCCGCTCCATGCGCTTCGAGAACTCTTCCGTGTCCTTCGACCTGGGGGAAAGCTCGTCATCAGCGCCCTCACTCCCTTCGCGGATCTGGCCGCACTCTATCGCCCCGCCTTGCAGGAACAAGGCGTCGACGCGTTCACCGGAGAGGCCCGCCTGATACTGAACCGCATGGCCCAATCGTGTGTCGCGTTGCGTGTCGGTCAATTGCACGCATTCCAGGAGGAGGCCCTCTCCGCCCGCCTTTCCCAGCTCACGACGATTCCGCCGAGACTCGTGCGGACATTCTCCGGACAGATCCTGCTCGCCGTCGCCGAAAAACCTGATTCCGCTGGCTGA